A region from the Acyrthosiphon pisum isolate AL4f chromosome A1, pea_aphid_22Mar2018_4r6ur, whole genome shotgun sequence genome encodes:
- the LOC100163961 gene encoding uncharacterized protein LOC100163961 yields MKLKRNFTSGILLIIATFMTTTDCIAKKGGGPGRLKKATDTIMSILTMSQKTFLNWKTSEFARNFNKVVGYAPILKESNSDELLKLISNSADLIKIGAFRKLNKLSASATTEESKKILILAKLQATVELVKYYGTTWNCPKVKWTFAQGMYYAHSCIKLYGEDNQGECLRKKIQLFTAFMFTYKLETNRFIRFFLKRMNKQADIYLPKDKTIRFINTKIACQLKFTQDNKNLLTRAAMKLYMGSSNKDKNYDCVKELLPFENDVKEIDSYPGEIHYLIAKAYGYQNNYPSAIEHLRKARKAEVVDSKTRETNKKVQTYYEKLYTLMDAKANSK; encoded by the exons atgaaaCTAAAACGAAACTTTACTAgtggtattttattaataattgccaCATTTATGACGACTACCGATTGTATTGCTAAAAAAG GTGGTGGTCCGGGCAGATTGAAAAAGGCAACAGATACGATCATGAGTATCCTTACTATGAGTCAAAAGACTTTTTTAAATTGGAAAACAA GTGAATTTGCGAGAAACTTTAACAAag TTGTTGGATATGCACCTATTCTTAAAGAAA GTAATTCTGATGAACTATTGAAGTTAATATCAAACAGTgctgatttaattaaaattggagCATTTAGAAAACTTAACAAGCTGTCCGCT AGTGCTACAACTGAGgagagtaaaaaaatattaattcttgcAAAACTTCAAGCCACCGTtgaattggtaaaatattatggtactaCATGGAATTGTCCTAAGGTAAAATGGACATTTGCCCAAG GAATGTACTATGCACACagctgtataaaattatatggagAAGATAACCAGGGCGAATGTCTCAGAAAGAAAATTCAGTTATTCACCGCATTCATGTTCACTTATAAGTTAGAAACGAATcgatttattagattttttttgaaaagaatGAATAAACAAGCCGATATATACCTTCCAAAAGATAAAACGATAAGATTTATCAATACGAAAATAGCATGccaa ttaaaatttaCGCAAGATAATAAAAACCTTTTAACAAGAGCAGCAATGAAACTATATATGGGTAGTTCTAATAAGGATAAGAATTATGATTGTGTTAAGGAATTATTGCCATTTGAAAATGATGTAAAGGAAATTGATTCATACCCTGgtgaaattcattatttaatagcCAAAGCATATGGCTACCAAAATAATTATCCATCAGCTATAGAGCATCTTCGTAAGGCACGCAAAGCAGAAGTTGTAGACTCAaag ACTCGTGAAACCAATAAAAAAGTACAaacttattatgaaaaattatacactCTTATGGATGCAAAGGCTAATAGCAAATAG
- the LOC107882142 gene encoding ring canal kelch homolog isoform X1, which yields MDTLQTSLCESDSIQVLTSKECEPTNFKNNSHSVRILEDLQSLRKNEVLCDIRFETDDGCATFGHKNVLMAASPYFRAIFKSRKICKTGNSTVNLRKLDSTVLQLLVDYIYTGEIMVTKENVQGLLPAANLLQLDFVNGVCIEFLQKQLNASNCLGIRAFARLHNCTELVSSSETFIKKQFLEVVNSDEFLSLSSDDVVKIISFNDLAVPYEEKVFESVIKWIKKDLDQRKDYLTELMEHVRLPTITSRPDTLLSIVNEPLLKDNLKCNGYVSEALHFNLRKSVQYFTIPQTIRCKPRQFGDSHKVILMFNRSDTSPKCYTEWYDPVTKLREKAPGINDCRWEAGLGVIRDQFVFAVGGVNNTRSQSVSMLDVSSQSPSWVPMADMVVKRRWLGVGVLDDCIYAVGGGDPDNSLNSVEVFDVSIQKWRLLASMSTERWDLGIGVLNNRLYAVGGAGNGKILKSVEYYDPTLDSWTPVAEMSECRKGVGVGVLDGLMYVIGGYNRKHLKSVEVYRPSDGVWSSVADMEICRFRPGVVALDGLLYVMGGRSDGFIYSDTVEIYNPKTNTWTMERFSRSGVHIYGGVVVDRPPNCIN from the exons atggaCACCTTACAGACTTCATTATGTGAAAGTGATTCAATACAAGTTCTGACATCCAAAGAATGTGAaccaacaaattttaaaaataactctcACTCAGTCAGAATACTGGAAGACTTACAATCTCTGCGCAA aaatgaaGTTTTATGTGATATTAGATTTGAAACTGATGATGGATGTGCAACGTTtggtcataaaaatgttttaatggcaGCTAGTCCATATTTCCGTGCAATATtca aatcgCGAAAAATTTGTAAAACAGGCAACAGCACCGTTAATTTGAGAAAATTAGATTCTACCGTCTTACAACTATtagtagattatatttatacgggTGAAATTATGGTCACAAAAGAAAATGTACAG GGTTTGTTACCAGCTGCGAACCTCTTACAGTTAGATTTTGTAAATGGCGTATGTATtgagtttttacaaaaacagtTGAATGCATCAAACTGTCTTGGTATCAGAGCGTTTGCTCGTTTACATAACTGTACGGAATTGGTATCGAGTTCTGAAACATTcattaaaaaacagttttt ggAAGTGGTTAATAGCGATGAGTTTCTATCATTATCATCCGATGATGTGGTTAAGATAATCTCCTTTAATGACCTTGCTGTTCCATATGAAGAAAAA gtatttgaaagtgTTATTAAATGGATAAAAAAGGATTTGGATCAGAGAAAAGATTATTTGACAGAATTAATGGAACACGTACGTTTGCCAACAATAACATCTAGGCCTGATACATTATTAAGTATAGTAAACGAACCTCTTCTAAAGGATAAtcttaaat gtAACGGATATGTAAGTgaagcattacattttaatctacGAAAATCAGTTCAGTATTTCACCATTCCACAAACAATTCGTTGTAAACCCAGGCAGTTTGGTGACTCACATAAA gttattttaatgttcaacCGGTCTGATACATCACCAAAGTGTTATACAGAATGGTATGACCCAGTAACCAAACTACGTGAGAAAGCCCCAGGGATAAATGATTGTCGTTGGGAAGCTGGTCTTGGTGTAATTAGAGATCAATTTGTGTTTGCTGTGGGAGGTGTGAATAATACACGTTCACAATCTGTTAGTATGCTTGATGTATCTTCACAATCGCCCTCTTGGGTTCCAATGGCCGACATGGTAGTAAAACGAAGATGGTTAGGAGTTGGTGTATTGGATGATTGTATATATGCA GTTGGTGGAGGAGATCCCGACAATTCATTAAATAGCGTTGAGGTTTTTGATGTCAGTATTCAAAAATGGAGGTTGTTAGCTAGTATGTCTACTGAAAGATGGGATTTGGGTATTGGTGTACTCAATAATCGTTTATATGcg gttGGTGGTGCTGGCAATggtaaaatattgaaatctgTGGAATATTATGATCCCACTCTTGACTCATGGACACCAGTTGCAGAGATGTCTGAATGTCGTAAAGGTGTTGGTGTAGGAGTCTTGGACGGTCTTATGTATGTTATTGGTGGCTATAATAGAAAACATCTTAAAAGTGTTGAGGTTTATAGACCGAGTGATGGAGTTTGGTCTTCTGTAGCTGATATGGAAATATGCCGATTTCGCCCtg gaGTAGTGGCATTAgatggtttattgtatgttatGGGCGGAAGATCTGATGGATTTATCTATAGTGATACTGTAGAAATTTACAACCCCAAAACCAATACTTGGACAATGGAGAGATTTTCGAGAAGTGGTGTCCACATTTATGGTGGAGTAGTTGTTGATAGACCaccaaattgtattaattaa
- the LOC107882142 gene encoding ring canal kelch homolog isoform X2, translated as MVTKENVQGLLPAANLLQLDFVNGVCIEFLQKQLNASNCLGIRAFARLHNCTELVSSSETFIKKQFLEVVNSDEFLSLSSDDVVKIISFNDLAVPYEEKVFESVIKWIKKDLDQRKDYLTELMEHVRLPTITSRPDTLLSIVNEPLLKDNLKCNGYVSEALHFNLRKSVQYFTIPQTIRCKPRQFGDSHKVILMFNRSDTSPKCYTEWYDPVTKLREKAPGINDCRWEAGLGVIRDQFVFAVGGVNNTRSQSVSMLDVSSQSPSWVPMADMVVKRRWLGVGVLDDCIYAVGGGDPDNSLNSVEVFDVSIQKWRLLASMSTERWDLGIGVLNNRLYAVGGAGNGKILKSVEYYDPTLDSWTPVAEMSECRKGVGVGVLDGLMYVIGGYNRKHLKSVEVYRPSDGVWSSVADMEICRFRPGVVALDGLLYVMGGRSDGFIYSDTVEIYNPKTNTWTMERFSRSGVHIYGGVVVDRPPNCIN; from the exons ATGGTCACAAAAGAAAATGTACAG GGTTTGTTACCAGCTGCGAACCTCTTACAGTTAGATTTTGTAAATGGCGTATGTATtgagtttttacaaaaacagtTGAATGCATCAAACTGTCTTGGTATCAGAGCGTTTGCTCGTTTACATAACTGTACGGAATTGGTATCGAGTTCTGAAACATTcattaaaaaacagttttt ggAAGTGGTTAATAGCGATGAGTTTCTATCATTATCATCCGATGATGTGGTTAAGATAATCTCCTTTAATGACCTTGCTGTTCCATATGAAGAAAAA gtatttgaaagtgTTATTAAATGGATAAAAAAGGATTTGGATCAGAGAAAAGATTATTTGACAGAATTAATGGAACACGTACGTTTGCCAACAATAACATCTAGGCCTGATACATTATTAAGTATAGTAAACGAACCTCTTCTAAAGGATAAtcttaaat gtAACGGATATGTAAGTgaagcattacattttaatctacGAAAATCAGTTCAGTATTTCACCATTCCACAAACAATTCGTTGTAAACCCAGGCAGTTTGGTGACTCACATAAA gttattttaatgttcaacCGGTCTGATACATCACCAAAGTGTTATACAGAATGGTATGACCCAGTAACCAAACTACGTGAGAAAGCCCCAGGGATAAATGATTGTCGTTGGGAAGCTGGTCTTGGTGTAATTAGAGATCAATTTGTGTTTGCTGTGGGAGGTGTGAATAATACACGTTCACAATCTGTTAGTATGCTTGATGTATCTTCACAATCGCCCTCTTGGGTTCCAATGGCCGACATGGTAGTAAAACGAAGATGGTTAGGAGTTGGTGTATTGGATGATTGTATATATGCA GTTGGTGGAGGAGATCCCGACAATTCATTAAATAGCGTTGAGGTTTTTGATGTCAGTATTCAAAAATGGAGGTTGTTAGCTAGTATGTCTACTGAAAGATGGGATTTGGGTATTGGTGTACTCAATAATCGTTTATATGcg gttGGTGGTGCTGGCAATggtaaaatattgaaatctgTGGAATATTATGATCCCACTCTTGACTCATGGACACCAGTTGCAGAGATGTCTGAATGTCGTAAAGGTGTTGGTGTAGGAGTCTTGGACGGTCTTATGTATGTTATTGGTGGCTATAATAGAAAACATCTTAAAAGTGTTGAGGTTTATAGACCGAGTGATGGAGTTTGGTCTTCTGTAGCTGATATGGAAATATGCCGATTTCGCCCtg gaGTAGTGGCATTAgatggtttattgtatgttatGGGCGGAAGATCTGATGGATTTATCTATAGTGATACTGTAGAAATTTACAACCCCAAAACCAATACTTGGACAATGGAGAGATTTTCGAGAAGTGGTGTCCACATTTATGGTGGAGTAGTTGTTGATAGACCaccaaattgtattaattaa
- the LOC107882142 gene encoding ring canal kelch homolog isoform X3: protein MDTLQTSLCESDSIQVLTSKECEPTNFKNNSHSVRILEDLQSLRKNEVLCDIRFETDDGCATFGHKNVLMAASPYFRAIFKSRKICKTGNSTVNLRKLDSTVLQLLVDYIYTGEIMVTKENVQGLLPAANLLQLDFVNGVCIEFLQKQLNASNCLGIRAFARLHNCTELVSSSETFIKKQFLEVVNSDEFLSLSSDDVVKIISFNDLAVPYEEKVFESVIKWIKKDLDQRKDYLTELMEHVRLPTITSRPDTLLSIVNEPLLKDNLKCNGYVSEALHFNLRKSVQYFTIPQTIRCKPRQFGDSHKVILMFNRSDTSPKCYTEWYDPVTKLREKAPGINDCRWEAGLGVIRDQFVFAVGGVNNTRSQSVSMLDVSSQSPSWVPMADMVVKRRWLGVGVLDDCIYAVGGGDPDNSLNSVEVFDVSIQKWRLLASMSTERWDLGIGVLNNRLYANTE from the exons atggaCACCTTACAGACTTCATTATGTGAAAGTGATTCAATACAAGTTCTGACATCCAAAGAATGTGAaccaacaaattttaaaaataactctcACTCAGTCAGAATACTGGAAGACTTACAATCTCTGCGCAA aaatgaaGTTTTATGTGATATTAGATTTGAAACTGATGATGGATGTGCAACGTTtggtcataaaaatgttttaatggcaGCTAGTCCATATTTCCGTGCAATATtca aatcgCGAAAAATTTGTAAAACAGGCAACAGCACCGTTAATTTGAGAAAATTAGATTCTACCGTCTTACAACTATtagtagattatatttatacgggTGAAATTATGGTCACAAAAGAAAATGTACAG GGTTTGTTACCAGCTGCGAACCTCTTACAGTTAGATTTTGTAAATGGCGTATGTATtgagtttttacaaaaacagtTGAATGCATCAAACTGTCTTGGTATCAGAGCGTTTGCTCGTTTACATAACTGTACGGAATTGGTATCGAGTTCTGAAACATTcattaaaaaacagttttt ggAAGTGGTTAATAGCGATGAGTTTCTATCATTATCATCCGATGATGTGGTTAAGATAATCTCCTTTAATGACCTTGCTGTTCCATATGAAGAAAAA gtatttgaaagtgTTATTAAATGGATAAAAAAGGATTTGGATCAGAGAAAAGATTATTTGACAGAATTAATGGAACACGTACGTTTGCCAACAATAACATCTAGGCCTGATACATTATTAAGTATAGTAAACGAACCTCTTCTAAAGGATAAtcttaaat gtAACGGATATGTAAGTgaagcattacattttaatctacGAAAATCAGTTCAGTATTTCACCATTCCACAAACAATTCGTTGTAAACCCAGGCAGTTTGGTGACTCACATAAA gttattttaatgttcaacCGGTCTGATACATCACCAAAGTGTTATACAGAATGGTATGACCCAGTAACCAAACTACGTGAGAAAGCCCCAGGGATAAATGATTGTCGTTGGGAAGCTGGTCTTGGTGTAATTAGAGATCAATTTGTGTTTGCTGTGGGAGGTGTGAATAATACACGTTCACAATCTGTTAGTATGCTTGATGTATCTTCACAATCGCCCTCTTGGGTTCCAATGGCCGACATGGTAGTAAAACGAAGATGGTTAGGAGTTGGTGTATTGGATGATTGTATATATGCA GTTGGTGGAGGAGATCCCGACAATTCATTAAATAGCGTTGAGGTTTTTGATGTCAGTATTCAAAAATGGAGGTTGTTAGCTAGTATGTCTACTGAAAGATGGGATTTGGGTATTGGTGTACTCAATAATCGTTTATATGcg AATACTGAATAA